The Flavobacterium sp. 140616W15 sequence GGTAAAACAAGGTAAAACAAATAAAGAAATTGGTGTAGAATTATTCATATCAGAAAACACTGTAAAGTACCATTTAAAGATTATTTATGAAGCTCTGAATATAACTAATCGTTCTAAGCTTTAGCAAAACTTCCGCCTGATTTATTTAAAAATAAATGAGTCACTACAACTTTAAAGACAGGTCGTCTTCATAACACTCCAAAATTAAAAGAACTACAATTTCTTCTTCCAAATATCCTATAGCAGCAAATTTATTAAATCAAGACTCTAAAGTAAATAATCAAAGTCAAGTGTGGGTTTCCGACATTACCTATATCTGGATTGAAAAAAGCAAAGATAAAACTTAGCCTTAGATACGACAGAAACTAATTTCCAGTCCTTCTTCTCTCTTCTTGATTGCCCGTTTGTCTTTGTTGTACTCTTATTTTACTGTTTCCAAATTTATAAGAAACAGAAAATTGGAGATTTCTACTGTCCAAATACATAACAGTCTTATTCAGTACATTATTAACTGTAGCATTTCGACGAGGTCCAGCTGTTTTAAAAATATCATTCACATTTAAAGAGATTTTCAAATTTTTATCCATTAGTAGGTATTGAAATCCAGAAGATAAATTACTTGTTGCCTTATTTTTATATATCCCATTTATTCCGGGGAAATCGTACCAATAATTTGCAAAAAAAGTAGCGTCTTTTTAGAATTTAAAGTAAACTGATTATCAACAGAAACCGAAGAATTGAATCCCTTCTGCTCCTGTGTGGTAATTGCAAGCCTTGATTTAGAAATAGAATAGTTAACATCTAATGAAAATGAACTTTCTAACCATTTAAATTTACTGAAAGAGTAGGTTTCATAAACACCATATCTTTGTGTGTCCAAATAATTTTCAGTACTCGATATAACTGTGTTTGTAGTTGGATCTGTTATTTCGATACCAGCAAATAAATTGTTTGAATAACTAAAATAAACCTTGCTTTGAATATCCTTAAATGTATAATTTAAATCAACATTATCTATAAAAGCAGGTTGCAACAGCGGATTGCCTCTCTGGCTTTGAAAAGGATTGCTGAAAAATATATTTGGATTTAATTGAGCAAAACCAGGTCTTGATATTCTTTTGCTATAATTTATGCTAAGTGAAGAATTATCATTTATTGTGTAAGCCAAGTAAAATGTTGGAAAAAGTTTTAAATAATTATTTTCTGTTGTTCCTGATTCTTCTGCAAATGCTTCAGTTTGCGTAGCTTCCATTCTTAATCCAAATTGTGATTCCCAGCTCTTATTTATTTTTTATTTAAAGACAGATAAGCTGACTGAATATTTTCAGTATAATCGAATTTGGAATAAGTCAAAGGAAAATCTGAAACTGGATTATCAACTACACCACTATTGAAGCTGTAAATGTCATTCTTAGATTTAGAACTGGAAATTTTTCCTCCATAGCTCCATTTGGCCCATGTCGTTGGATATTCAATATCTGCTTTTACAGATAAATTGGTAATATCCTGAATATTTGAATTTTCCCCTGCATAATATTCTTCAGAAGCAGGTTCAGGGTTTAGAGTAACAGATTTACCATCATAAACTCTGGAATCATTATTATTAAAATTAAAGTAATCTAAATTTAAAGTCAGCTTTCTTCCCAATGTGTCAAGTTTGAAATCATTGTAAAAATTATATGACTTAATATTTGGTTTTAATTTTGCATTAACTACTGACGCTAAGTAACTGTTAACGTTACCTGATGTGTAATCATTAATTGATGTGTATGGTTTGCTGTCAAAATTTCGTTTATTCTGTACATATAAAACTTGTGCACCCATAGTCCACCAAGGCTTGATTTTATAATTCACTCCTACATTTAAATTTAAGCTCTTAGCATTAATTTTAAAAGGATTACTCGAATACCACAAATTATCGGAAAAATAAGTCTCTTGATTATTTTTAAATGTATCAGTTGCATCTCTGTAATTAATAACTGAAGTGAAACTTAATTTATTCTTATTGTAATTAAAACTTCCCATAGTAGCTTGGCCAGCATACGTTTTTTGAATATAAGTAGATTGTACTAACGCATTCCACGAATTTTCTTTTGCTTTCTTCATAATGATATTAACTAATCCACTATTTCCTTCAGCTTCGTGTTTAGCAGGAGGGGTTGTAATAACTTCAATTTTTTGAATAGCATCTGAAGGTATTGTTTTTAAATAATTAATAAGATCATCTCCGGAAAGTTGTACAATTTTATCATCAACCAAAACGCCAAGCGTACTTTTTCCAATGATGCTTATAATCTCATTTTGAACTCGTACACCAGGTGTTACGCTAAGTGCTGTCAAGGCATTACCCCCTGAAGAACTAATTGAATTTTCTACATTAAATACTACCCTGTCAATTTTTCTTTCTATCAATTTTTTTCTTGCTCCTGCAACAAGAACAACAGATTCTAACTCAACAGTTTCACTTACAGCAATTTGTCCCAAATCCTTATCTGTAAGTAACTCAAAATTTTGAGAAGCAACTATTTTTGCATTTTGTCTTATCTGTAATGTGTAAAGACCTGGCTTAGCATCCAGTAAAAATTCTCCTTTTTCATTGGTGAGTTCACTTTTAACAAATAATGAATCTGTATTCATTAATAAAGCCTCAATAGATGCTATAGGAATGTTTTCTTTTGTAACAATTCTACCCCTTACCTTAATTTGTGCAAATAGAGCCGTGCTGAAAAGTAGTAACGAAATATTAAAAACTTGCTTCATTGTGTTGTATTAATTATTTTTTATTATAAGGTAAAAAACTGGTTCTATCACATCTATCAGAATCAAATATAAAAATTTAAGTGATTTTAAATAGACTACTAACTTACAAAAATGATTTAAACATAGATATCCCTAATTCTTTCTAAGCATAAGGACAACTTCAATACCGATTAGAGCTCTCTTTGCAGATTCAAATTTTTTAAATCCTTATCCGTTTTGTATGTACCATTTAATAAAATGATGATCCTGTTCTACAATGTTATTAAGATATTTACGCTGTCAGATTTTAATTTTTGAGATGAACTAAACCTAGCGCTGAATAGTAGTATGATCAACAGAAATTCCTCGCATTTTCATAATCACTTCAACATCCCGATAGCTTAATGTAAACCTAAGCTTAAAATATACTGTCTGCAATATAATAAACTTCGGGTAGCAATGACCTTTCGTATTCATCAATTTAAGAATTAAAAAAAGGCAAAAATAAAACTTAGCTTTAGATACGACAGAACCAACAAAAGTTATATTGTTTTTAGGAAAGAACATGCTATAAATCGGGTTTTGTTTTATAGTACAATTGCAAATCACGAGCTAAAACCATCTGATTTACAGTGTTATTTAATATCCAAATTTTCTTTTTTTAACAAAAATAATTCAGCTACTTTTGAAAAGCCTAAACTCATTTTTTTCATAAAATAATGTTTGGTAGCCATTTAACTAAACCGTAAAAAAAACAATGAAACGATTACTTTTATTATCTCTAATAATCTCTTTTTTATTTTCAAATACTTGTGTTGCACAAAAACAAAATCAGCCTCCAAATGAACAAATAGATACCGAGTTTTTTATACCCATTGAAAAATCAAATCTTTATACAAAAGTCGTTGGTAATCCTGATAAATCCATAATCATAACATTACACGGTGGGCCTGGGGCTTTTAATTTAGACCACGAATTTTACAGAGATGTATTTGAAAAAGATTATTTAATGGTCTATTTTGACCAAAGAGGAAGTGGTAAATCAGATGAATGGAAAGATAAAACGATGCTCACAACTGAACAATTTGTAAAAGATTTAGACCTTGTGGTAGATTACATAAAAAATAAATATCCAAATAAAAAAATAAACCTTTTAGGCTCATCTTGGGGTGGAACACTTGGTTTTTTATATTTAATAAAACATCAAGAAAAAATCAATTCATTTATTAGTAATTCAGGTACTGCAAATATCCAAAATAATAGCTTTGCTTTAATTGATCATGAAAAAAAACTAGCAAATAAGCTTATCAAAGAAACAAATGATCCGAGCAAAATAAACAGATATAAAGAAATTCTTGAAAAGTTAGATGTTATAGAAAAAAGCGGATTTAAAAACTTCTTTGCTGATATGGATACAATAAGATACCAATTCCCAAAAGACCTTGGTTTTAATGTTTATTGGGCACAACCTGAAAAGAAAGCAAAAATTGATGAGCTACTGAAAAATCCAGATTTTTATACCAGAAACAAATACACTCCCGAACTTTTAGAAAAATCGATGGTAAGATTTGAATACATAAATGAAGTATTTCATAGCCAAGAAGCATACAATAATCTCAATATTTTAAATGAAATTGCTATTATTAAAACCCCTATCTTAATCATTCAAGGAGAATTCGACTATGCGATCGGTATTGAATCTGGTAGAATGATTTATAAATCTCTTAAAAATGTCCCTAAAAAACATAAAGAATTAGTCTATATAAAGAACGCTTCACACAACGTACCAGCCGAAGCTCCGGAAGAGTTATACAAGTCATTTACAACTTTTTTTAAAAAGTATAATTAAAAAAACTACTATGGCTTCGTTACTCTTAAAAGGCAAAATGAAGCCTTAGTTGATTGGAACCTGTTATAAATTTATTACAATTCTGAAGCTTCTATTTTATCAAACACAAGTCTTTATTCATCATTTAATGTAACTTCCAACCCCTTTAAAAATCCAATAATAAATTTTACTTTTTTATTTTATACGCTAAAACTAAGCAGAACACTATTTTAAGTTAGTACATCTATTCATTCACCTTAAAAAATCGTTTCTTACAAAAAACATTTGTATCTTAGTGGCATACAACCAAATGAGTTTGATACTATCCTAGATTTAGTATAAAACTGAATAGTATAAATTACTGCAACTTCACAAAACTAAAAAGTGTTCTAGGCATTATTAAGTAATCCTATTTAATAAATTAAAACTGACGAATAAAATGACAAAAACATCACTCCTTATTCTATCCTTGATACTATTAATTAGTTGTGGAAAAAAAGAAAATAAAAATTTAAGCGAACAAAAAACTTCTGAATCTCAACTCTATTATAATGGGCACATTATAACTATGGAAACCGACGAA is a genomic window containing:
- a CDS encoding outer membrane beta-barrel protein, which codes for MNGIYKNKATSNLSSGFQYLLMDKNLKISLNVNDIFKTAGPRRNATVNNVLNKTVMYLDSRNLQFSVSYKFGNSKIRVQQRQTGNQEERRRTGN
- a CDS encoding alpha/beta hydrolase codes for the protein MKRLLLLSLIISFLFSNTCVAQKQNQPPNEQIDTEFFIPIEKSNLYTKVVGNPDKSIIITLHGGPGAFNLDHEFYRDVFEKDYLMVYFDQRGSGKSDEWKDKTMLTTEQFVKDLDLVVDYIKNKYPNKKINLLGSSWGGTLGFLYLIKHQEKINSFISNSGTANIQNNSFALIDHEKKLANKLIKETNDPSKINRYKEILEKLDVIEKSGFKNFFADMDTIRYQFPKDLGFNVYWAQPEKKAKIDELLKNPDFYTRNKYTPELLEKSMVRFEYINEVFHSQEAYNNLNILNEIAIIKTPILIIQGEFDYAIGIESGRMIYKSLKNVPKKHKELVYIKNASHNVPAEAPEELYKSFTTFFKKYN